In Flavobacterium endoglycinae, one DNA window encodes the following:
- the mgtE gene encoding magnesium transporter — protein MEFKVSKDFIQQLEELITKKNDKELEVLLNDLHHADIAEILEELDFDEATYIFKVLDSDKTAEILLELEEDLRENILSRLSPKEIAEELDELETNDAADIIAELSQEIKAEVISELVDVEHAKDIVDLLRYDENTAGGLMGKELVKVNENWNVLTCVKEMRIQAENVSRVHSIYVVDDENRLKGRLSLKDLLTSSTKTQIGDVYIRKLNFVKVDTEDVEVARIMQKYDLEAIPVVDELGRLVGRITIDDIVDVIKEEADKDYQLAAGITQDVESNDSVYELTKARLPWLLIGMVIEIVASFVLKGNESTFQKYSTLIIFVPLLSATAGNIGVQASAIVVQGLANGTLKDFSRGYFTKEITVSMISGSIISLLLLGYHSIMYQQYLVGFAISISMIVVILFAATLGTLVPLFLNKNKIDPAIATGPFITTTNDVFGIMLYFGVAKLILGF, from the coding sequence ATGGAGTTCAAAGTTAGTAAAGATTTTATACAGCAGTTAGAGGAACTGATCACAAAGAAAAACGACAAAGAACTTGAAGTTTTACTCAACGATCTGCACCATGCTGATATCGCCGAAATCCTAGAAGAATTAGATTTTGACGAAGCCACCTACATTTTTAAGGTTTTAGATAGTGATAAAACCGCCGAAATTCTTCTTGAATTAGAAGAAGATCTGCGTGAAAATATCTTAAGCCGACTTTCACCAAAAGAAATTGCAGAAGAGCTTGATGAGCTTGAAACGAATGATGCTGCCGACATTATCGCTGAACTTTCTCAGGAAATTAAAGCAGAAGTAATCTCGGAATTAGTCGACGTTGAACACGCCAAAGATATCGTTGACCTTTTGCGTTACGACGAAAACACGGCCGGTGGTTTGATGGGAAAAGAGCTTGTAAAAGTGAATGAAAATTGGAATGTACTAACATGCGTAAAAGAAATGCGTATTCAGGCAGAAAACGTTTCAAGAGTACATTCGATTTATGTAGTGGATGACGAAAACCGCTTAAAAGGACGATTATCACTTAAAGATCTTTTGACTTCTTCAACCAAAACACAGATTGGAGATGTATATATCCGAAAATTAAACTTCGTAAAAGTAGATACTGAAGACGTTGAAGTTGCCCGTATCATGCAGAAGTACGATTTAGAGGCAATTCCAGTTGTGGATGAGCTGGGACGTTTGGTGGGAAGAATTACAATTGATGACATCGTAGACGTAATCAAGGAAGAAGCTGACAAAGATTACCAATTGGCGGCCGGTATTACGCAGGACGTTGAATCGAATGACAGCGTTTACGAATTGACAAAAGCACGTTTGCCTTGGCTTCTAATAGGTATGGTAATCGAAATTGTCGCATCTTTTGTATTGAAAGGAAACGAAAGTACATTTCAAAAATATTCAACCTTAATTATTTTTGTGCCGTTGTTATCTGCAACTGCAGGAAATATTGGTGTTCAGGCATCTGCAATCGTTGTGCAAGGTTTGGCAAACGGAACTTTGAAAGATTTCAGCCGTGGATATTTTACGAAAGAAATTACGGTTTCGATGATTTCTGGAAGTATCATTTCTTTGCTTTTATTAGGATATCATTCTATCATGTACCAACAGTATTTGGTAGGTTTTGCCATTTCGATTTCTATGATTGTTGTTATTCTATTTGCAGCAACTTTAGGGACTTTAGTGCCACTCTTCTTAAATAAAAATAAAATTGACCCCGCAATTGCGACTGGTCCATTTATCACAACAACAAATGATGTTTTTGGTATTATGCTCTATTTTGGAGTAGCCAAATTGATTCTTGGATTTTAG
- the proC gene encoding pyrroline-5-carboxylate reductase, translating to MKVHIIGGGNLGVSIALGIAKFSKNNQVTVTRRNTASIEYLSEYGITVSSDNKHAIQEADVVILTIKPYQVDTVLAEILPVIQNKTIASAVSGLSLDTLQSKTNNDYPVVRIMPNIAAQFGESATCISFPEKYKENAAPIVDLFQDLGTAPVIDEKLMDAATVLGACGTAYALRYIRASMQAGIEIGFDSNTALAIAAQTVKGAAKMLLEERVHPEQLIDRVTTPQGCTIVGLNEMEHNGFSSSLIKGIKTSLKQIKG from the coding sequence ATGAAAGTACACATTATTGGAGGAGGAAACCTTGGAGTTTCTATTGCCTTGGGAATTGCTAAATTCTCTAAAAATAACCAAGTTACCGTTACAAGAAGAAACACCGCAAGCATTGAATATTTATCTGAATACGGAATTACGGTTTCTTCAGATAATAAACATGCTATTCAGGAAGCTGATGTAGTGATTTTAACCATCAAGCCATATCAAGTTGATACTGTTCTGGCAGAAATCCTTCCGGTGATTCAAAATAAAACTATTGCATCTGCCGTAAGTGGATTATCTCTAGATACACTTCAGTCAAAAACAAACAACGATTATCCGGTGGTGCGTATTATGCCGAATATTGCTGCTCAATTTGGTGAATCAGCTACTTGTATTTCTTTCCCTGAAAAATATAAAGAAAACGCCGCGCCAATTGTAGACTTATTTCAAGATTTAGGAACTGCTCCGGTAATTGATGAAAAATTAATGGATGCAGCGACTGTTTTAGGTGCTTGTGGTACTGCGTATGCTTTACGTTATATTCGTGCTTCTATGCAGGCAGGAATTGAAATTGGATTCGATTCTAATACCGCTTTGGCAATTGCGGCACAAACCGTAAAAGGAGCGGCAAAAATGCTTTTAGAAGAACGAGTACACCCAGAGCAATTAATCGATCGCGTAACAACACCGCAAGGCTGTACCATTGTAGGTTTAAATGAAATGGAACATAATGGATTTAGTTCATCTT